CTCCATTTTCTTCTGATTTCGTTTCTTGTTTGCGTTCACCACTGATATAAACGGCTTCTTTGGTTACTTGAATATCCAAATCTTCTGATTTCATTCCGGGAAGTTCTAATTTAAGTAGAATGGAATCATCAGTTTCCGAAAGTTCAGCCGATGGAACATATGTTAGATCTTTAAGTTCTTGGCCTAAATTAGTTAACAACCCATCATCAAATAGTTGATTAAGTTGACGTTGAAGTGTGTTCATTTCTTTCCAAGGATTATAACGAACTAATGACATGATTCTTATCTCCTTATCTTCCAACTTGTTAATGTTGTCTCTGATTGATTTCATCCTAACGTCATAAAATAGGTAAGACAAGACGGGTTTTTCGACAAAAAATGGTGTAGTTTACTCCCTAAAAAATAGAGAGATTAATCAGTGAAGAAAACCGTAAATTTAGGTTCGGTTGTCCACCTAGAAGTAATTGGGAATTGGGAATTTCTCACACATTATTGAGGATTGCTAAAAAATTATATATTAACAAACAAGTAAGCCCGTGAAGGCGGGCTTTGTTTTAGTAGCTAAACCTTTCAAGGTGTTAGCTTTCGATGGGTCAGCATCTGATTACAGGAAGTTTAAAGTATAATCCTATTGAATTTCTTCAACTGCACGGTGTAACATCTTATCTTCTACGACAGAAAACTTTAAATAGCTAGATCCCATCGTTCAAATGTTAACCGTTAAATCCCACAGGGCATAATGATATTATACCCCAACAAAAAATTTCAAAGGGGTAAGTAACTGGACAAAAATAAACGTTACGGTGAAGTGAGCAGGGGAGCGCCGGAGCGCCGGAGAGGGGTTACAACCTAGTTACATTTCTTAACATAGTATTGTTTATTTATGTCCGACTACTTAAACAGAATTATAAAACCCTATATTAGTTTTTAAAAACCATATGGAGGTTTAAGAACGCGATCGCTATTTTTCAGCAATTGTACTCTGATTTTAAAGCTTGAATGGCTGTCTGTAAAATAGGAATGTCTTCCCTACAGGTTTGAAAAATAACTTCAGGTTGAATTTGGAAATAGGTATGACTGAGAATATCACGAATCCCTTTTGCGCCGCGCCAGTCAACATTAGGAAAGCGTTCAAATTGAGAAGGCGAAATTTTTTTTTCAAGCTTTTTTATACTTTCACCAATTGCAATTAACATCATGGAGATCGCATCAAGTCGCATCTGATTATCATAATTTTTAGTGAAATCTATCGGGCTTTGGATGGGAGCAAAATAATAAAAAATCCTAGAAATTCCCTCATCAATTTGATCGAAAATTTCGTAAATGAGAGCATAATCTTTATCGCTCATATTATGATCGTCTCCTGTTTTAAACGCTCACGAAAAAACGGTCTAAACGATTGACTTTCATGAACAATATCTACATTGCAATCTAAAAGAGTCATTAATTCTTCTCGCAAATG
The genomic region above belongs to Aphanothece sacrum FPU1 and contains:
- a CDS encoding Hsp20/alpha crystallin family protein, whose protein sequence is MSLVRYNPWKEMNTLQRQLNQLFDDGLLTNLGQELKDLTYVPSAELSETDDSILLKLELPGMKSEDLDIQVTKEAVYISGERKQETKSEENGVTRTEFRYGKFSRSIALPALVNNNNVTANYQEGILTLTLPKAEEEKNKVVKINLG
- a CDS encoding HepT-like ribonuclease domain-containing protein: MSDKDYALIYEIFDQIDEGISRIFYYFAPIQSPIDFTKNYDNQMRLDAISMMLIAIGESIKKLEKKISPSQFERFPNVDWRGAKGIRDILSHTYFQIQPEVIFQTCREDIPILQTAIQALKSEYNC